One window of Leifsonia sp. AK011 genomic DNA carries:
- a CDS encoding glycoside hydrolase family 97 protein, translating to MPLQQLLSARHPRSFLAAGLAAALVAVGLTSAMLAAPASGLEGSGTAESPYRISDDAGFRSFIDGVNADTAGTAAAAASYALASDIVLTTPVPMMNNFAGVLDGDGHTVFGLTVDFSTSTAYTTSSGVNRSAALIYNNRGTVKEIGFSQVSISGTSSAESQTTATKKATVAAQNYGLIDQVYVLGSVDGGWRTGGIVADNFTGGTISNSYFRGTVHSGWEAGGIAARNDNAGTERITNVWAGGTFVTETRNIGAISGYSYSTATISGAVALAGTVAQGSGQSANNIGRILGQNNTSVGNKGATLSNNLALSTNTVGGATVTGTATDRQGLGKTATELAQQATYEAIGWDFSTIWTLSTNGEPHLKAVAEQTTPPVIEPTNPPTEEPSDFAAQVATTSPDGLTVATVSTDAAGTLSYSVTQDGVTVVKPSTLGLVVDGKDWGTAVTLGTPTTSTTDATYPLIGFHDTGRDHRNTSVIPLVSASGSLVSVEVRVFDAGVALRYVLDPSLAGTVVSKENTTFAFDPASTLNYQVVTSSTIDDLQNSFSRGTFGSAGNQNITVLPTVQTTDGHVANITEANVLDWPAIALKTTPSGSISTYYWATDNGQGTFTVKPQTTHSPFRVITIADNLSDLTNSDIVTAVNDPIDETVFPGGDFSWVKPGTNSWSTLSTNDQTLSGMQALIDAASEAKIDGILIEGNITHSSWGSTTAERFANIKALVERGAAKSFPVSVWLWTDYDKAAGVDTTFTSTVTYDSGSPYPQVSLQNPDLREAYLDLVKATGIAGLKIDHTNEETETKVNFFRDTNRDMAARQLMVIYHNPLEPTGLNRTYPNEIGREAIKGLQSGYDANQNVLAPFTRLVAGTADYTPLLLSGSGGNVTWAHQLASTLVYSMPYLQISERPSYIAPGGQYHDLLGDVIANMPTTWKRSWMLPQSSIGGLAAVVRETSDGEYWIAATAGTTAPGQLSIPLDFLPEGTTYNADVYTDKSASTSMDRATSTVDRSTTLTPTVKSGGGFVVRITTKAIDNPLGEGGSNAYSIDDAADLALIAQHPMATFNLTADITLTEPWTPVPLFLGTINGNGHKISGLEVAGSESKAFIVSNSGTIRQLGFIEPVSKVTGGYVQSTRVAAVAVNNSGLIEQVFTIGADVSGGWRTAPIAAENTGEVRDSYTADSTVVSNWEAGGLVAWNSASGILTRNYVSGADVKADVQNGGILTGYGYTGTRVVGNVVMSGSVTTVNTPRARILARENGTPTYSNNLSLDTATVNGAVVTDGTASNRNGANRTAQQLAEQATYEGIGWDFTTVWTMDAQNARPVLTAVSETVTPEPSSGDQILEVDVPEQLPGEFVWSIDGSNELIDLGTATAQGDHFEAAGAINPIRVTDTRTTGPAWSIAAQVGDFAAGSDTFSGKYLGWTPQVVEAGGGAVAGASVQSGFDGGDGLSVPSVLGSAASGHERGSARIGADLLLKLPVDVTQGTYTATLTLTALG from the coding sequence ATGCCCCTGCAGCAACTGTTGTCCGCGCGACACCCGCGCTCGTTCCTCGCCGCGGGACTCGCGGCCGCCCTCGTGGCCGTCGGCCTCACGTCCGCGATGCTCGCGGCCCCGGCATCCGGGCTGGAAGGGTCCGGCACCGCCGAGAGCCCCTACCGGATCAGCGACGACGCCGGATTCCGGTCGTTCATCGACGGAGTGAACGCGGACACGGCGGGCACCGCCGCCGCTGCGGCAAGCTACGCGCTGGCGTCCGACATCGTGCTCACCACCCCTGTGCCCATGATGAACAACTTCGCCGGAGTGCTCGACGGTGACGGGCACACCGTCTTCGGCCTGACCGTCGACTTCTCGACGTCGACCGCCTACACGACCTCGAGCGGAGTCAACCGCTCCGCCGCCCTGATCTACAACAACCGCGGCACGGTCAAGGAGATCGGCTTCAGCCAGGTCTCGATCAGCGGCACCAGTTCCGCCGAGAGCCAGACAACGGCAACAAAGAAGGCCACCGTCGCCGCGCAGAACTACGGTCTCATCGACCAGGTGTACGTGCTCGGCAGCGTCGACGGAGGATGGCGCACGGGAGGAATCGTCGCCGACAACTTCACCGGCGGCACGATCAGCAACAGCTACTTCCGTGGAACGGTGCACTCCGGTTGGGAGGCTGGCGGCATCGCGGCCCGCAATGACAACGCAGGCACCGAGCGCATCACGAACGTGTGGGCCGGCGGCACGTTCGTCACCGAAACGCGCAACATCGGCGCGATCAGCGGCTACAGCTACAGCACCGCCACGATCTCCGGCGCTGTGGCCCTCGCGGGCACCGTCGCGCAGGGCTCCGGCCAGTCGGCCAACAACATCGGCCGCATCCTCGGACAGAACAACACGAGCGTCGGCAACAAGGGTGCGACCCTCTCGAACAACCTCGCGCTCTCGACCAACACCGTCGGCGGTGCGACCGTGACGGGCACGGCGACCGACCGACAGGGTTTGGGCAAGACTGCGACGGAGCTCGCCCAGCAAGCCACGTACGAGGCCATCGGCTGGGACTTCTCCACGATCTGGACGCTCAGCACTAACGGTGAACCCCACCTCAAGGCCGTCGCGGAGCAGACCACTCCCCCCGTCATCGAGCCGACGAACCCGCCCACCGAGGAACCCAGTGACTTCGCAGCACAGGTCGCAACGACGAGCCCCGACGGACTCACCGTCGCCACAGTGTCCACCGACGCCGCCGGAACCCTGAGCTACAGCGTCACCCAGGACGGCGTCACCGTCGTCAAGCCCTCCACGCTCGGCCTCGTCGTTGACGGCAAGGACTGGGGAACCGCGGTCACGCTCGGCACCCCCACGACGTCGACGACGGATGCCACGTACCCCCTGATCGGCTTCCACGACACCGGTCGCGACCACCGCAACACGAGCGTCATCCCGCTTGTCTCCGCCTCTGGCAGCCTCGTCTCCGTCGAGGTCCGCGTGTTCGACGCGGGTGTCGCACTCCGTTACGTGCTAGACCCGTCGCTCGCTGGCACCGTTGTGTCGAAGGAGAACACCACCTTCGCGTTCGACCCAGCGTCGACGCTGAACTACCAGGTCGTGACATCCAGCACCATTGACGACCTGCAGAACTCGTTCAGCCGCGGCACGTTCGGATCGGCCGGGAACCAGAACATCACGGTGCTGCCGACTGTCCAGACCACCGACGGTCACGTCGCCAACATCACCGAGGCCAACGTGCTCGACTGGCCGGCTATCGCGCTGAAGACCACCCCGTCCGGCAGCATCTCGACCTACTACTGGGCGACGGACAACGGTCAGGGCACCTTCACGGTCAAGCCGCAGACGACGCACTCGCCGTTCCGTGTGATCACGATCGCCGACAACCTCAGCGATCTGACCAACTCGGACATCGTGACCGCGGTGAACGACCCCATTGATGAGACTGTCTTCCCCGGTGGTGACTTCAGCTGGGTGAAGCCGGGCACCAACTCGTGGTCGACCCTCTCGACCAACGACCAGACGCTCTCGGGCATGCAGGCACTCATCGACGCGGCATCCGAAGCCAAGATCGACGGCATCCTCATCGAGGGCAACATCACGCACTCGTCGTGGGGTTCGACCACCGCTGAGCGGTTCGCCAACATCAAGGCCCTCGTCGAGCGCGGAGCAGCAAAGAGCTTCCCCGTGTCGGTGTGGCTCTGGACGGACTACGACAAGGCCGCTGGCGTCGACACGACATTCACGAGCACCGTCACCTATGACAGCGGAAGCCCGTACCCGCAGGTGAGCCTGCAGAACCCCGACCTGCGCGAGGCCTACCTCGACCTCGTCAAGGCGACGGGAATTGCCGGCCTCAAGATCGACCACACGAACGAGGAGACGGAGACAAAGGTCAACTTCTTCCGCGACACGAACCGCGACATGGCTGCGCGCCAGCTCATGGTGATCTACCACAACCCGCTCGAGCCGACCGGCCTCAACCGGACATACCCCAACGAGATCGGCCGCGAGGCGATCAAGGGCCTGCAGTCGGGCTACGACGCGAACCAGAACGTGCTCGCACCGTTCACGCGACTCGTTGCTGGCACTGCGGACTACACGCCGCTTCTGCTCTCGGGTTCGGGCGGCAACGTCACGTGGGCACACCAGCTCGCCTCGACGCTCGTGTACTCGATGCCGTACCTGCAGATCTCGGAGCGACCGTCGTACATCGCCCCCGGCGGTCAGTACCACGACCTCCTGGGCGACGTCATCGCCAACATGCCCACCACGTGGAAGCGCAGCTGGATGCTTCCGCAGAGCTCCATCGGCGGCCTCGCGGCGGTCGTGCGCGAGACCTCGGACGGCGAGTACTGGATCGCGGCAACGGCTGGCACCACGGCGCCCGGACAGCTGTCGATCCCGCTCGACTTCCTCCCGGAGGGCACCACGTACAACGCCGATGTCTACACCGACAAGAGCGCGTCAACGAGCATGGACCGCGCCACCTCGACGGTCGACCGCTCCACGACGCTCACCCCGACGGTCAAGTCGGGCGGAGGCTTCGTGGTGCGCATCACGACGAAGGCCATCGACAACCCCCTCGGCGAGGGTGGCTCGAACGCCTACTCGATCGACGACGCCGCGGACCTGGCGCTCATCGCCCAGCACCCGATGGCGACGTTCAACCTCACCGCCGACATCACGCTCACGGAGCCGTGGACGCCCGTTCCGCTGTTCCTGGGCACGATCAACGGCAACGGCCACAAGATCTCGGGCCTCGAGGTCGCAGGCTCCGAGTCGAAGGCGTTCATCGTGAGCAACTCCGGCACGATCCGACAGCTCGGCTTCATCGAGCCCGTCTCGAAGGTCACGGGCGGATACGTGCAGTCCACCCGTGTCGCGGCCGTCGCCGTGAACAACAGTGGGCTCATCGAGCAGGTCTTCACGATCGGCGCGGATGTCTCGGGCGGCTGGCGCACGGCCCCCATCGCCGCGGAGAACACCGGAGAGGTGCGCGACAGCTACACGGCGGACTCGACGGTCGTCTCCAACTGGGAGGCGGGAGGCCTCGTCGCGTGGAACTCGGCATCGGGCATCCTGACCAGGAACTACGTCTCGGGGGCCGACGTGAAGGCTGACGTGCAGAACGGTGGCATCCTCACCGGCTACGGATACACGGGCACGCGCGTGGTCGGCAACGTCGTGATGAGCGGGTCGGTCACGACCGTGAACACACCTCGCGCCCGCATCCTCGCCCGCGAGAACGGCACGCCGACCTACTCCAACAACCTCTCGCTCGACACGGCGACGGTCAACGGAGCGGTCGTGACGGATGGCACGGCCAGCAACCGCAACGGAGCCAACCGCACCGCGCAGCAGCTGGCGGAGCAGGCGACCTACGAGGGCATCGGCTGGGACTTCACGACCGTGTGGACGATGGACGCGCAGAATGCCCGCCCCGTGCTCACGGCCGTGTCCGAGACGGTAACGCCGGAACCCTCCAGTGGCGACCAGATCCTCGAGGTTGACGTGCCGGAGCAGCTCCCCGGCGAGTTCGTGTGGAGCATCGACGGCAGCAACGAGCTGATCGACCTCGGCACGGCAACGGCCCAGGGCGACCACTTCGAGGCAGCCGGCGCGATCAACCCGATCCGCGTGACCGACACCCGCACTACTGGACCGGCCTGGTCGATCGCGGCCCAGGTCGGCGACTTCGCCGCCGGTAGCGACACCTTCTCGGGCAAGTACCTCGGCTGGACGCCGCAGGTTGT